The Montipora capricornis isolate CH-2021 chromosome 3, ASM3666992v2, whole genome shotgun sequence genome window below encodes:
- the LOC138042783 gene encoding uncharacterized protein — protein MVKKVHVLVFLLFGLVKLGCSLRCYTCSGDLQQCNRQFSDSIGCSEEQTSCASLVRNSPTGMNFFFGCATEMDCQVSSAVCSNMMKDMAENPEDNAGVSCNATCCSSSYCAKPYPKDHNPFQCYECSSMDECKTPKLKTCAEKEDRCFKLSTEVTYKEANVEVKTYSKGCAPQNLCNSKEKNVFYKTCPNDEQCHLSCCEGGMCNTGVNIVVSALAMTFCAAVAIFSQ, from the exons ATGGTGAAGAAAGTCcatgttttggtgtttcttcTCTTTGGTTTAGTAAAACTCG GGTGTTCTCTCCGATGTTACACTTGCTCTGGTGATCTCCAGCAATGTAATCGTCAGTTTTCAGATTCCATTGGTTGCTCCGAAGAACAGACTTCGTGTGCTTCACTCGTCAGAAACAGTCCAACAGGCATGAACTTCTTCTTCGGTTGTGCCACGGAGATGGACTGTCAAGTTTCCAGTGCTGTCTGCTCTAACATGATGAAGGACATGGCAGAGAATCCCGAGGACAACGCTGGGGTGTCGTGCAATGCCACTTGCTGTAGCAGTAGCTATTGCGCAAAACCGTATCCCAAAG ACCACAATCCTTTCCAGTGCTACGAATGCAGCTCGATGGACGAGTGCAAAACGCCTAAACTGAAAACATGCGCTGAAAAAGAAGACCGCTGCTTCAAATTATCGACAGAAGTTACATACAAGGAAGCCAACGTTGAAGTGAAAACCTACAGCAAGGGATGCGCTCCACAAAACTTGTGTAATTCCaaggaaaaaaatgtgttttacaaaacttgcccaaatgaCGAACAATGCCACTTGAGCTGTTGCGAGGGTGGGATGTGTAACACGGGTGTAAATATAGTCGTCAGCGCTCTCGCTATGACATTTTGCGCTGCTGTTGCCATTTTTAGTCAGTAG
- the LOC138042786 gene encoding uncharacterized protein, with product MATKLFLVLILAYCANKGLCFECNECFGDDDECNNSTAKNQTCEEWQDKCFSMRVIKDGRKTRVYGCASQKDCDAGEAACRKTEAGRTTCESACCAGERCNMPPVKDDRLMCYTCHSASSMDDCTQKSIPMPCEHGETKCGQFTAELMNGDHKIMVYRKGCRSEDACDKNKDLFGQGCGSDGSECDFSCCSEDLCNSGFYSTASSIMLIASTVFSFISFL from the exons ATGGCGACCAAACTGTTCCTTGTGTTGATCTTGGCTTACTGCGCAAACAAAG GTCTGTGCTTCGAATGCAACGAGTGCTTCGGAGACGATGACGAATGTAATAACAGTACTGCGAAAAACCAGACCTGTGAAGAATGGCAAGATAAGTGTTTCAGCATGAGAGTTATAAAGGATGGCAGAAAAACAAGGGTATACGGATGCGCGTCACAAAAAGATTGCGATGCTGGCGAAGCAGCCTGTCGTAAAACCGAAGCTGGTCGGACAACTTGTGAGAGCGCTTGCTGTGCCGGTGAAAGGTGCAACATGCCTCCAGTTAAAG ATGACAGGCTGATGTGTTACACATGCCATAGCGCTTCCTCGATGGACGACTGTACGCAAAAAAGCATTCCAATGCCCTGCGAACACGGAGAAACAAAATGTGGCCAGTTCACGGCCGAATTGATGAATGGAGACCATAAAATCATGGTGTACAGAAAAGGATGCCGCAGCGAGGACGCTTGTGACAAGAACAAAGACTTATTTGGGCAGGGTTGTGGATCGGATGGAAGTGAATGCGACTTCAGCTGCTGCTCGGAAGATCTGTGTAATTCTGGCTTTTATTCCACTGCCAGCAGTATCATGCTCATTGCGAgcactgttttctcttttataaGCTTTTTATAA